From a single Ailuropoda melanoleuca isolate Jingjing chromosome 12, ASM200744v2, whole genome shotgun sequence genomic region:
- the TMEM170A gene encoding transmembrane protein 170A isoform X4, whose translation MWYGVFLWALVSSLFFHVPAGLLALFTLRHHKYGAAIAGVYRAAGKEMIPFEALTLGTGQTFCVVVVSFLRILATL comes from the exons ATGTGGTATGGTGTGTTCCTGTGGGCACTGgtgtcctctctcttcttccacgTCCCTGCTGGATTACTGGCCCTCTTCACCCTCAGACATCACAAATATG GTGCTGCAATTGCTGGAGTATACAGAGCGGCAGGAAAGGAAATGATACCATTTGAAGCCCTCACCTTGGGCACCGGACAGACATTTTGTGTAGTGGTGGTCTCCTTTTTACGGATTTTAGCTACTCTATAG
- the TMEM170A gene encoding transmembrane protein 170A isoform X3, producing the protein MWYGVFLWALVSSLFFHVPAGLLALFTLRHHKYGRFMSVSILLMGIVGPITAGILTSAAIAGVYRAAGKEMIPFEALTLGTGQTFCVVVVSFLRILATL; encoded by the exons ATGTGGTATGGTGTGTTCCTGTGGGCACTGgtgtcctctctcttcttccacgTCCCTGCTGGATTACTGGCCCTCTTCACCCTCAGACATCACAAATATGGTAGGTTCATGTCTGTAAGCATCCTGTTGATGGGCATCGTGGGACCAATTACTGCTGGAATCTTGACAA GTGCTGCAATTGCTGGAGTATACAGAGCGGCAGGAAAGGAAATGATACCATTTGAAGCCCTCACCTTGGGCACCGGACAGACATTTTGTGTAGTGGTGGTCTCCTTTTTACGGATTTTAGCTACTCTATAG